The Nostoc sp. 'Lobaria pulmonaria (5183) cyanobiont' genome window below encodes:
- a CDS encoding type I polyketide synthase — translation MNNTTNNYLLEGIAVIGMAGRFPGAKNVSSFWQNLCDGVESTSAFTDAELIAFGISPELLSDPNYLKVGAILENIDLFDASFFGFNPKEAEITDPQHRLFLECAWEALENAGYASQSYESKIAVYAGASLNNYQSFNLNHDQIGSGNTFQKMIGNDKDFLATRVSYKLNLTGPSLTVQTACSTSLVATSLACQSLLNYQCDMALAGGVSVRIPQKTGYLHQEGGILSPDGHCRAFDAKAKGTIIGNGAGVVVLKRLADAIADGDNIYAVIKGSAINNDGSGKVGYTAPSVNGQADVVAEALALAGVEPETISYIETHGSGTVLGDPIEISALTNVFRESTDKKGFCAIGSVKTNIGHLDAAAGVTSLIKTVLALKQKQIPPSLNFEEPNPEIDFANSPFYVNTKLREWKTTHTPRRAGVSSLGIGGTNAHVILEEAPTLPESSPSRTWQLLVLSAKTDSALKSTTVNLADYLKQHPDLNLADIAYTLQCGRQVFEHRQTVVCQDIADAIAALEDPKRLLTSVPETEERPLAFMFPGLGTQYVNMALELYQVELTFQKQIDYCCEFLKPLLDKDLRDVLYPNRNSENDTQQKQNTVTAGLDLRKMLGRGGEQADIYTQKLNQTYLTQPAIFVIEYALAQLWMSWGIRPTAMIGYSIGEYVAATLAGVLSIEDALTLVAKRAQMIQELPSGAMLAVPLSEEQVHPLLNENLSLSAINGSQQCVIAGVIDAVDELESKLTQKGLACRRLQTSHAFHSKMMDAIAQPFTDLVKTVTLHPPKIPYLSNVTGTWITATEATDPTYWAKHLCETVRFADGVQQLWKKQNPILLEVGSGQTLSSLALQCLDNGSSTDQVILPSLRHSYERQSDLAFLLKTLGQLWLSGVQIDWSGFYAAERRHRLPLPTYPFERQRYWIEPQQLSPSFRQFHPRPTASELWKSLVEVAHIQAIQGSLEFDDQTYRANEQWLDRLCTAYMSLALKHLGAFSDLAKKYSLEELFEQCSIIPKYRELLCRWLEVLVEEGQLQQEEGLFTNFLPSSTDYINTLLEEVRVRWADTPQNIDLIQLFGENLVAVLTGQKEPLELHVATLVKQGEIYRENLPSEVYFRDIMRAMVEKLAMTLPADVNLRILEIGGGTGIATAEILPMLSSPQTNYTFTDVGGFFVKEAKNKFSAYPFVQYGLLDIERSPQEQGYNSHSFDVVVAVNVLHTIRNIKETLQYVHSLLAPGGFLLLWEITQPKREFDMIDGLLMNPIEDQEGSRNMGNPFLSKEQWQEALNSCGFVEVAALSELEAFGEHIFVAQASSSAALSAPTAFTALVDQKDIDKMPQVLSHKKPDIADWFYIPSWKRSMPPQPFKLTQPRCWLVFLDECGLGIQVVKRLKLENQNIITVKIGEQFSSESKSSPDGLDQHAYTINPQQQDDYHTLLKELCALDLIPKTIVYLWSVTPPDRTELGLESLDSQDLDFYSLLFLAQAIGEQNLTDSLEIGIVSNNIQELTGEEVLSPEKALVIGPCKIIPMEYPNINCRSIDVVIPEIESWQSDKLVDQLLTELTTQLPDQIIAYRGNHRWVQTFEPIRLHEVVEEKPRLREGGVYLITGGLGGVGLVLAEYLAQTVKAKLILTGRSVFPDRNQWLQWLSTHDESDSISCKIRKLQAIEALGAEVLVVSADVTNLQQMSAAIAQANNRFGQIHGVIHATLVLEGGLIQLKTKEAAASGLAPKVKGTRILDILFKNANLDFFVLCSSSNIFKPIVGMVDYIAANAFIDTFAHYSVSKHGRFTRAINWDRWSDIGRAVDVDLLYKAKTGKEIAPGMTQKEGVEVFRRILLSSMVPQIVVSTQDLLTEVEQKFSLEVLEKTNISKSVYQRPQLRNAYVAPTSKTESRIADIYQELLGVEQVGIHDNFFELGGDSLIGTVLISQLRKNFQVELSVRSLFEAPSVSELAILIEEIIIEELERLSEF, via the coding sequence ATGAATAATACTACAAATAATTATCTCCTAGAAGGTATTGCTGTTATTGGGATGGCTGGGCGCTTTCCTGGTGCAAAGAATGTTTCCAGTTTTTGGCAGAATTTATGTGATGGAGTTGAGTCCACTTCTGCGTTTACAGATGCAGAATTAATCGCCTTTGGAATTTCACCGGAACTACTCAGCGATCCTAATTATTTAAAAGTTGGAGCAATATTAGAAAATATCGATTTATTTGATGCCTCATTCTTTGGTTTTAATCCTAAAGAAGCAGAAATTACAGATCCGCAGCATCGTTTGTTTTTAGAATGTGCATGGGAAGCACTAGAAAATGCTGGTTATGCTTCCCAAAGCTATGAAAGTAAAATTGCTGTTTATGCTGGTGCTAGTTTAAATAATTATCAATCATTTAATTTAAACCACGATCAAATTGGGTCAGGGAATACTTTCCAGAAAATGATCGGTAATGATAAAGATTTTCTTGCTACTCGCGTTTCCTATAAATTAAATCTCACTGGTCCAAGTTTAACGGTACAAACAGCTTGTTCTACTTCCTTGGTTGCAACTTCTTTAGCTTGTCAAAGCTTATTGAATTATCAATGCGATATGGCTTTGGCTGGTGGAGTATCTGTTCGGATTCCCCAAAAAACAGGGTATTTGCATCAAGAAGGAGGAATTTTATCACCTGACGGTCACTGTCGTGCCTTTGATGCCAAAGCAAAAGGAACAATTATTGGTAATGGTGCTGGAGTAGTAGTTTTAAAGCGGTTAGCTGACGCGATCGCCGATGGTGACAATATCTATGCTGTAATAAAAGGTAGCGCCATCAATAATGATGGTTCTGGTAAAGTAGGTTACACAGCACCAAGCGTTAACGGACAAGCAGATGTAGTAGCGGAAGCACTGGCTTTAGCTGGGGTAGAACCTGAAACCATTAGCTATATAGAAACTCACGGTTCAGGAACTGTCTTAGGCGATCCGATTGAAATTTCTGCTTTAACAAATGTTTTTCGTGAAAGTACCGATAAAAAGGGATTTTGTGCAATTGGTTCAGTCAAAACGAATATTGGTCATTTAGATGCAGCAGCAGGGGTTACAAGTTTAATCAAAACTGTTTTGGCTCTCAAACAAAAACAAATACCCCCTAGCTTAAATTTTGAAGAACCCAATCCTGAGATTGATTTTGCCAATAGTCCTTTTTACGTCAATACCAAGCTGAGGGAATGGAAAACTACTCATACTCCTCGCCGTGCAGGTGTGAGTTCTCTGGGTATAGGTGGGACTAATGCTCACGTAATTCTAGAAGAAGCCCCGACTCTTCCAGAATCTAGCCCTTCTCGTACTTGGCAGTTATTAGTACTTTCAGCAAAAACAGACTCAGCATTAAAAAGTACTACTGTCAATCTTGCAGATTACCTAAAACAGCATCCTGATTTAAACCTTGCAGATATTGCTTACACGTTGCAGTGTGGACGACAAGTTTTTGAGCATCGGCAGACAGTTGTTTGTCAAGATATTGCAGATGCGATCGCTGCACTTGAAGATCCAAAGCGCTTACTTACCAGTGTTCCAGAAACTGAAGAACGTCCTCTAGCCTTCATGTTTCCAGGGCTGGGTACTCAATATGTCAACATGGCTCTTGAACTTTACCAAGTTGAACTGACATTTCAAAAACAAATTGACTACTGTTGTGAATTTCTCAAACCACTTCTAGATAAAGATTTGCGAGATGTCCTATATCCCAATAGAAACAGTGAGAATGACACTCAGCAAAAACAAAACACTGTTACTGCTGGGCTAGATTTGCGAAAAATGTTAGGTCGTGGGGGAGAACAAGCAGATATATACACTCAAAAACTCAATCAAACTTATCTGACTCAGCCAGCTATTTTTGTCATTGAGTACGCCTTGGCCCAGTTGTGGATGTCATGGGGAATTCGTCCAACGGCTATGATTGGCTACAGCATCGGTGAATATGTTGCGGCTACCCTAGCAGGGGTGTTGTCTATTGAAGATGCTCTGACTCTCGTCGCTAAAAGAGCACAAATGATTCAGGAATTACCAAGTGGCGCAATGTTGGCTGTTCCCCTTTCGGAAGAACAGGTGCATCCTCTGTTGAATGAGAATCTTTCTTTGTCAGCAATCAACGGTTCCCAACAGTGCGTGATTGCTGGAGTCATAGACGCTGTGGATGAATTAGAAAGCAAGTTGACTCAAAAGGGATTAGCCTGTCGGCGTTTGCAAACCTCCCATGCCTTTCATTCAAAAATGATGGATGCGATCGCACAACCCTTCACCGACTTGGTAAAAACTGTCACCCTCCATCCACCCAAAATTCCCTATTTATCTAATGTCACGGGAACTTGGATTACAGCGACCGAAGCTACAGATCCCACATACTGGGCAAAGCATCTATGCGAAACTGTGCGTTTTGCAGATGGAGTTCAACAATTGTGGAAAAAACAAAATCCGATTCTGTTGGAGGTGGGATCGGGACAGACACTAAGCAGTTTAGCTTTACAGTGTTTGGATAACGGTTCCTCTACAGATCAAGTTATACTACCCTCGCTCCGGCATTCCTACGAGCGACAGTCAGATTTAGCTTTCTTGCTTAAGACATTAGGTCAGTTGTGGCTCTCAGGAGTCCAGATTGATTGGTCGGGCTTTTATGCTGCGGAGCGCCGTCATCGCCTTCCTTTACCAACTTATCCCTTTGAGCGCCAACGTTACTGGATTGAACCACAACAACTATCACCTTCATTCAGACAGTTTCACCCAAGACCAACAGCATCAGAGCTTTGGAAATCTCTGGTAGAAGTTGCACACATACAAGCGATTCAAGGGAGCTTAGAATTTGACGACCAAACTTATCGAGCCAACGAACAATGGTTAGATCGTTTATGTACTGCTTACATGAGCCTTGCTCTGAAGCATTTAGGTGCATTTAGCGATCTAGCCAAAAAGTATTCTCTTGAGGAATTATTTGAGCAATGTTCTATTATTCCTAAATACCGTGAATTGTTGTGTAGATGGCTGGAAGTACTGGTAGAGGAAGGTCAGTTACAGCAAGAAGAGGGCCTATTTACAAACTTTTTACCATCATCCACAGACTATATCAATACTCTTTTAGAAGAAGTCAGAGTCAGATGGGCAGATACACCTCAAAATATAGATTTGATCCAACTATTTGGTGAAAATCTGGTAGCTGTGCTTACTGGTCAAAAAGAACCATTGGAGTTGCATGTTGCTACATTAGTCAAGCAAGGAGAAATTTATCGAGAAAACTTGCCCTCCGAGGTTTACTTCAGAGACATTATGCGAGCAATGGTGGAAAAGCTGGCAATGACTTTACCCGCAGACGTGAACCTCAGAATTTTAGAAATCGGCGGTGGAACTGGGATTGCCACGGCAGAAATACTACCTATGTTATCATCCCCGCAAACAAACTATACTTTTACCGATGTGGGCGGTTTTTTTGTCAAAGAAGCCAAAAATAAGTTTAGTGCCTATCCTTTTGTCCAATATGGCTTACTAGACATCGAGCGATCGCCACAAGAGCAGGGGTACAATAGCCACAGTTTTGACGTAGTGGTAGCTGTCAATGTATTGCACACAATCCGCAACATCAAAGAAACCCTTCAGTATGTTCACTCTTTATTAGCTCCTGGAGGCTTCTTACTGCTCTGGGAGATCACTCAACCTAAACGAGAGTTTGACATGATTGACGGTCTGCTCATGAATCCCATAGAGGATCAAGAAGGTAGCCGCAACATGGGTAATCCATTTTTATCAAAGGAGCAGTGGCAGGAAGCACTAAACTCCTGTGGTTTTGTTGAAGTGGCGGCTTTGTCTGAATTGGAAGCCTTTGGAGAACATATCTTTGTTGCTCAAGCTTCTTCGTCAGCAGCATTATCAGCACCAACAGCATTTACAGCTTTAGTCGATCAAAAAGATATTGACAAGATGCCTCAAGTCTTGTCACATAAAAAGCCGGACATTGCCGACTGGTTTTATATTCCCTCCTGGAAACGCTCAATGCCGCCTCAGCCTTTTAAATTGACTCAGCCAAGATGCTGGTTAGTATTTCTTGATGAGTGCGGCTTGGGTATCCAAGTAGTGAAGCGACTCAAACTTGAGAACCAGAATATTATTACCGTCAAGATAGGAGAGCAATTTAGTAGCGAGAGCAAATCTTCTCCAGATGGACTCGATCAACACGCATACACGATCAATCCTCAACAACAAGATGACTACCACACTCTACTCAAAGAACTTTGCGCCCTGGACTTGATCCCAAAAACAATTGTTTATTTATGGAGTGTTACACCACCCGATCGCACAGAATTAGGACTTGAATCGTTAGACTCTCAAGATTTAGACTTTTATAGTTTGCTATTTCTAGCACAGGCAATTGGAGAACAAAATCTTACAGATTCCCTTGAAATTGGAATCGTTTCAAATAATATACAGGAATTAACAGGCGAAGAGGTGCTGTCTCCAGAGAAAGCGCTAGTTATTGGGCCCTGTAAAATCATTCCGATGGAGTACCCAAATATCAACTGTCGTAGTATTGATGTCGTTATTCCCGAAATAGAAAGTTGGCAAAGCGATAAACTCGTAGACCAGCTACTGACAGAACTCACTACTCAACTACCTGATCAAATTATCGCCTACCGTGGTAATCATCGGTGGGTGCAAACCTTTGAGCCAATCCGACTGCATGAAGTTGTTGAAGAAAAACCACGCTTAAGGGAAGGGGGAGTTTATCTAATTACGGGTGGATTAGGAGGTGTTGGTCTAGTGCTGGCCGAGTATCTAGCACAGACCGTCAAAGCAAAACTGATACTAACTGGGCGTTCAGTTTTTCCCGATCGCAACCAGTGGTTACAATGGTTATCCACTCATGATGAATCCGACAGCATCAGCTGTAAAATCCGAAAATTACAAGCGATCGAGGCATTAGGTGCGGAGGTATTGGTAGTCAGCGCCGATGTTACTAACTTACAACAAATGTCGGCAGCGATCGCTCAGGCAAATAATCGATTTGGTCAGATTCATGGCGTGATTCATGCCACATTAGTTCTAGAGGGAGGTCTTATTCAACTAAAAACAAAAGAAGCAGCAGCCAGTGGTCTTGCGCCGAAAGTAAAAGGAACACGAATCCTTGATATTCTCTTTAAGAATGCCAACTTAGACTTCTTTGTACTCTGTTCATCAAGTAATATATTTAAACCTATAGTGGGTATGGTGGACTACATTGCTGCAAATGCCTTTATTGACACGTTTGCTCATTACAGTGTCTCTAAACATGGCAGATTTACCAGAGCCATTAACTGGGATAGATGGAGCGATATAGGGAGAGCAGTAGATGTTGACTTACTATATAAAGCGAAAACAGGAAAAGAGATTGCGCCAGGAATGACACAAAAAGAAGGCGTTGAGGTATTTAGACGGATTCTTTTGAGTAGTATGGTGCCTCAGATAGTTGTGTCAACACAAGATTTGCTGACTGAGGTTGAGCAGAAATTTTCCTTAGAAGTCCTAGAGAAAACCAACATATCTAAATCGGTATACCAAAGGCCTCAATTGAGAAATGCTTATGTTGCTCCTACCAGCAAGACCGAGTCTAGGATTGCTGATATCTATCAAGAGTTACTAGGAGTTGAGCAGGTAGGTATTCATGACAACTTCTTTGAGTTAGGAGGAGACTCATTAATAGGAACTGTACTAATTTCTCAGCTTCG